The window CATGGTTCTCCTTTATGCCTGCCGCAGAATAGGCGGCGGGTTTGCGGCGGCAAGCCTACCAATGCAGGGCAGCAGCGTCAATTGCTCGCCTTGACGCACAGGGGCCTGTTTATCTACCATCACGCAGTATTTGCTATTTGTCACACCTGACTGCGGGGCGCACAAGCGCCAGCGGAGCATACATGCACGAGCCCAGCACCGGGGCGAGCCCGCAGGGGCCGCTCTGCAACGTGACCATCCCGGTTTTTAACAGGCCTGCGGCCACGGAGTGCGCCATCCGCGCCCTGGCAGCTACCTCCCGCGAGGTGCCGTTCCATCTCACGGTGGTGGACAACGGCAGTGAGCCGGAGCTTGTAAAAAAGCTGCTGGCCTTGCGGGCAGAGGGCTTGATCGACCATCTTTTTTTGCTGCCGCGCAATATGGGCGTGGCCTGCGCAGCCAATGTGGGCTGGCAGCTTGTGCCCGCGCCTCTGTATATGAAGCTGGATAACGATACCGCCATTGTGCGCAAGCACTGGCTGCGCGACCTGCTGGCCCTGTGGAGCCACGGGCAGCCGCTCTCCAATCTTGGCGGCGCGTTTAACCGCGAAATGCTGCGTAAAACTCCCGGCAGCCTGCAAACCCCGCACGGCGAGCTTGGGTTGTGCGTGGGCAATCTGCCCGGTCAGGCCGTGCTTGTGCCGCAGGCTGTTTCTGAAATACTGGGTTTCTGGAATGAGGAATACGGCCTCTACGGAGGCGAGGATGGCGATTACGGCCTGCGCATGCAGGCGGCGGGCCTGCCGCAGTACTATTATCTTGGGCCCGAGTATTTTGAGAACATCCGGGAAGACGATGACGCGCGCGAAACCTATGCCGCACGCGGTATAGACAAACGCAGGTTGCACCGCGAACTGGTGGTCAGGGATAACCTGTGCATGGGCAAGCTGTTCATGAATAAAATTCTTTACCTTTCCGGCCTGCGCTCTCTTGCGCCACTACAGCGCTATGCTGTAGACGATGTGGACGGGCAGGGCCGGGTGCGGCTGACCGAACGTAAGGAATACAAGGAATTTCAGCGCGATCTTGCGCAGGTGGCCGCAGGGCTGAATGCCCGATTTCGGGATTATGTCATGTCCTACAAACTGGATGCGCCTACGGCGGACGCCATGCGACAGGTGCTTGAAAAGCACGCGCAGGCAACAAAAATTGATAAGGGGCTGTGATGAACGCACGTAAAGTCAGAGAAGACCTGGGCCGCGCCAAGGCCTGTTGCGCGCGCCGCGATACGGAACGGGCGCTCTTTCTAACCATTTCGGCCCTCAAGGAACTGGGCGGCCAGAGCGCCCCGCTTGATCTGCGCGGCGATTTTCGGGCCGCAGTGGCGGATCTGGCTGTTGATCCGGAGCTGAAAGCCGCTGGAGCGCCAGCCTTTGCCTATACTCCCGGTGCGGAAAAGGAGTTGTTCCTGCTTCTTTCACAGCTGTACCGCTCGCTGAAAGGGCAGGAAAAAGAAGAAGAATATCAGGCGGCCTTGCAGCGCAAGCTGAATCTTGACCACGGCTTCAGCGACGGCAAAAAGTTTCTGGCAGAGGGCAAACCGTCAGAGGCTGATGCATGTTTTGCCGAGGCCCTCAAACACTACAAGGACGAAAAGGCCATCTTTGGCATGATGGCCCGGGCCATGATGGATGCGGGCGAATATGTGCGCGCCATGGGGCATGCGCGGGCCGGCCTCAAGGAACTGCCGGACGATGCGGAACTGACGCGCATTGTGGAGGAGTGCACCCGCCTGCGTCAGTAAATCTTTCGGCGTATTTTTTGCATCGTTCTGACGAAAACTTGGCGGCGGCAAAAGCTGCCGCAGGGAGTCGTCATGAACGGTCACAATCGTGTGAAGTCAGTTCCCTATATGGCATTGAGCGCGGCGCTCTTTGGTTGCGCACTGTTCTTTGCCGTTACCCTTTGGCGCGGCGAAAGCATGGGTGAAAGCGGACAGTTTGCCTATACCCCTGGTTTTGATGTGCGGGCGGATGTGGTCAATTCCGTGCGGGTTGTGCCGCTTGCGGGAACCGCCCTGCGCAGCCCCAGCGTGAACGCGGATAAATCTGCGGCTGTTTCCCTGGCCTACTAGGCTGTTTTTATTTTGAAAAGTTGGATTGCCTCGCAGTAGTAGCGGGCGGCCCGTTTTTTGTGTATAGTTTGTCACCTTTTTTGATCTTGTCCTTTCAGCGGTCATTCTGCTGAAGGGCTGACGTGTCGCGCGTAGTTCTGAAAAGGAGATGCAGAAGTGTATTTTTGGTCCGCTCTTTCTGTCCGTAACTGAAGATCACTAATCGGGAACGGTTCTTCCCTTTGTTTCAGATTGCAATTACCTGTAATTTTTACCGTATTGCTTGTAAAACATAGTAATTTGCCATGTTATATTGACTTTGTTTCAGAATGTGCCTACATTGTACAAGATGCCCGATTAGAATGGATGAAAAGCCTTATTGTTCTCGTCACTGTAGTGCCATGTTTAACTTCCTTATTTCTCCATAATATTAGTGAGTTACTGACCGATACTTTTTGTTCGGCAATAACATCACGCATTCTTTAAAGGACATGTTTGCGTTATGAATTGGGACTGGGACAAACTTCAGGAAAAAAGACAGAAGCAGGGTTCTAACCCTCCGCCCCGACCTCCTCAGGATGTGGATTCTGACGATATGGGGCAGGAAGAAGAAACCCCTCGTGCCAGGCGCACCCCTTTTAACAACGGCCGTGGCCCCGGTGGTGAAAACCCTTTTTCCAAAATAGCCCGCATGCGCTTTCCCAATGGAAGGGCGGCTGGTCTTGTGGGTTTTGCCATTGTGGTTCTGTGGCTTCTCTCGGGTATTTATATTGTTAATCCCGATGAACAGGGTGTTGTGCTGCGCTTTGGCAAGTATGACCGCACCGAAGGGCCCGGCCCGCACTACGCGTGGCCTGTTCCCATTGAGTCTGTATACAAGCCGCAGGTGACGCAGGTTTTGCGCAGCGAGGTGGGCTTCCGCTCCGTTGGGCAGGCGGCCACCTTCCAGCAGGGGCAGTTGCGCACTATTCCGGAGGAAGCCTCCATGCTCACGGGCGATGAAAACATCGTCAACGTGCAGTTCAGTGTGCAATACAAGATCAGCGACCCTGTGGACTACCTTTTTAACGTTACCGCGCCCGCAGCGCTGGTGCGCAATGCCGCAGAGGCGGCCATGCGCGAGGTCATCGGCAACAGCCAGATCGACTCTGCCATTACCGATGGCAAACTGAAAATTCAGAGCGAAGCCACCCAGTTGCTGCAAACCGTGCTTGACCGCTACGGCGCGGGTATACAGGTGCTGGCCGTGCAGTTGCAGGATGTGCACCCCCCGCACGAAGTTATTGACGCGTTCAAGGACGTGGCAAGCGCCCGTGAGGACAAGAGCCGCATCATCAACGAGGCCGAGGCCTACCGCAATGAGCTGCTGCCCAAGGCCAGGGGCCAGGCTGCCGCCATGGGCAACGAGGCCGCTGCCTATAGCGCAACGCGCGTGCGTAACGCAGAGGGTGATGCCTCCCGTTTTGAAGCCCTGCGCATAGAGCACGACAAGGCCCCCAAGGTCACGGAACAGCGCCTCTATTTTGAAGCAGTAGAAGACATTCTTTCCAACGCGAACGAAAAGGTGCTTATGGACAATCCGGCTGCTGCCCGCGCTTTGCCCTATCTCACCTTGCCTGGTCTCGGCGCTCCTGCTTCGCCCAAGACGCTGGAGAAGAAATAATGAGTAAAAATCCTCTGGTACTGATTCTTGTTGCTCTGGTACTGCTTATCGTTGTTACCCAGGGATTCTTTACCGTTCACCAGACCCAGAAGGCTCTGGTATTGCAGCTGGGTGAACCGCTTTCGCGCGTGTACGGGCCTGGCCTGCATTTTAAAATTCCTTTTATCCAGAACGTGGTCTATTTCGATGCCCGTGTTCTGGACTATGAAGCGCGCTCCCGAGAGGCCTTTACCGTAGATAAAAAGGCCATTGTTCTTGATAACTATGCGCGCTGGAAGATCATTGATCCCCTGCAGTTTTACCGCACCATGCGTTCCATTCCCGGCGCGCAGGCGCGGTTGGACGACGTTGTCTATTCACAACTGCGGGCGCTTGTGGGTGCGTATACCCTTACAGAGGTCGTGTCCTCC of the Desulfovibrio sp. genome contains:
- a CDS encoding glycosyltransferase, producing the protein MHEPSTGASPQGPLCNVTIPVFNRPAATECAIRALAATSREVPFHLTVVDNGSEPELVKKLLALRAEGLIDHLFLLPRNMGVACAANVGWQLVPAPLYMKLDNDTAIVRKHWLRDLLALWSHGQPLSNLGGAFNREMLRKTPGSLQTPHGELGLCVGNLPGQAVLVPQAVSEILGFWNEEYGLYGGEDGDYGLRMQAAGLPQYYYLGPEYFENIREDDDARETYAARGIDKRRLHRELVVRDNLCMGKLFMNKILYLSGLRSLAPLQRYAVDDVDGQGRVRLTERKEYKEFQRDLAQVAAGLNARFRDYVMSYKLDAPTADAMRQVLEKHAQATKIDKGL
- a CDS encoding tetratricopeptide repeat protein; the protein is MNARKVREDLGRAKACCARRDTERALFLTISALKELGGQSAPLDLRGDFRAAVADLAVDPELKAAGAPAFAYTPGAEKELFLLLSQLYRSLKGQEKEEEYQAALQRKLNLDHGFSDGKKFLAEGKPSEADACFAEALKHYKDEKAIFGMMARAMMDAGEYVRAMGHARAGLKELPDDAELTRIVEECTRLRQ
- the hflK gene encoding FtsH protease activity modulator HflK, which gives rise to MNWDWDKLQEKRQKQGSNPPPRPPQDVDSDDMGQEEETPRARRTPFNNGRGPGGENPFSKIARMRFPNGRAAGLVGFAIVVLWLLSGIYIVNPDEQGVVLRFGKYDRTEGPGPHYAWPVPIESVYKPQVTQVLRSEVGFRSVGQAATFQQGQLRTIPEEASMLTGDENIVNVQFSVQYKISDPVDYLFNVTAPAALVRNAAEAAMREVIGNSQIDSAITDGKLKIQSEATQLLQTVLDRYGAGIQVLAVQLQDVHPPHEVIDAFKDVASAREDKSRIINEAEAYRNELLPKARGQAAAMGNEAAAYSATRVRNAEGDASRFEALRIEHDKAPKVTEQRLYFEAVEDILSNANEKVLMDNPAAARALPYLTLPGLGAPASPKTLEKK